CCAGAATGCTTTCCATCTCAAACCATATAGTTTTCCAAAAAGGAAGGTCGTCCCGCGTCTGTTCCACCGCCAGGTTGCCTTCCCTGTCCGAGTTGTTAATATTATATGAAAATACCCGGAAACAATCTAAAATTCCGCTTGTAAAAATCCCTTGAACAAAATTATTCCTTTTGAAGTTGTCGGGTTATGGGTTCAAGGGCGGAATTCATTCTGATTCACTTTTTTGAGAGGAAGCCAGCCGTGGAACAATTCCTACTGTCCCCTGAAGAATTGGAATGGCGCTGCGACCCCGCGCAGTTCGAGTTCGATTCAACGAAAGATCTCTGCTGTCTCGACGAAACAATCGGCCAGGACCGGGCGTTGACGGCCATAGATTTCGGACTGGGAATCGATGCAAAGGGATTCAATATTTTCGTGTTGGGCGAACCGGGGACCGGTCGCTCCACCACGATTCAGCGCGTCGTCGATAAGCGGGCGGCGGATGAACCGGTGCCCGACGATTGGTGCTATGTCTACGATTTCAAGGATGCCACCCGGTCCGCCTGTATCCAGTTGCCCGCGGGTCTCGGCCGTCAGTTTTGCAAGGATATGGAAGAACTTGTCGCACGCCTGGCGGAGACTATTCCCAAGATATTCGAAAGCAAGGAATATGAACAGGCCAAAAGCAGCATTACCTCCGAATCCCAGGAAAAAAACAAAAAACTGGTTCAGGAACTGGAAGAGCAGGTCAACCGGGAAGGTTTCATCCTGCAGAGAACGGTCGGGGGGCTGGTGCTGGTGCCGACCAAGGACGGCCAGCCTCTTTCCCAGCAGGAATACGCCGAACTCTCCGAGGATGAGCGGAAGCATTTCGAAGACAAGGGAGCGGAACTGCAGGAAAAGTTGAACGAAGTGCTGCGCAAGGTCGTGGACCTTGAAAAGGATATGCGCGAATCCATTCTCGGGGTGGAAAAAGGGTTCTTCAGCTCCGCGCTGCAGCAGCTTTTCGAGCCTTTGGAAGAGAAATACAAGGATAAAGAAAAGATCCTGCAGCACTTCGAGGGCTGCAAGGAAGATATCGTCAACCGGGCCGAGGAGTTTCGCCCCGGCCAGGGGCCCCAGATCGCCATGGGCGGGAAGATCGTCCGGCAGGAGCCCTCATTTGACCGGTACCGGGTCAACCTGTTCGTCGACAACGGGGACCTGGAAGGAGCGCCGGTGGTTTTCGAACCGAATCCGACCTACTTCAATCTTTACGGACGGATCGAGCACATCATCCAGGCGGGTACGGCGACCACCAACTTCACCATGATCCGCCCCGGAGCCCTGCACAAGGCCAACGGCGGTTACCTGATCCTCGACTGCCGGGAGGTGCTGCTCAATCTCTTTTCCTATGAGGCGCTCAAACGCAGCATCCGCAACGAGGAAGTCAAGATCGAGGACATGGCGGAGCAGTTCCGCCTGATTGCCACCGTCTCTCTCAAGCCTCAGCCGATCCCCTTCAAATGCAAGGTCATCTTGATCGGGATCCC
This portion of the Syntrophotaleaceae bacterium genome encodes:
- a CDS encoding ATP-binding protein, with translation MEQFLLSPEELEWRCDPAQFEFDSTKDLCCLDETIGQDRALTAIDFGLGIDAKGFNIFVLGEPGTGRSTTIQRVVDKRAADEPVPDDWCYVYDFKDATRSACIQLPAGLGRQFCKDMEELVARLAETIPKIFESKEYEQAKSSITSESQEKNKKLVQELEEQVNREGFILQRTVGGLVLVPTKDGQPLSQQEYAELSEDERKHFEDKGAELQEKLNEVLRKVVDLEKDMRESILGVEKGFFSSALQQLFEPLEEKYKDKEKILQHFEGCKEDIVNRAEEFRPGQGPQIAMGGKIVRQEPSFDRYRVNLFVDNGDLEGAPVVFEPNPTYFNLYGRIEHIIQAGTATTNFTMIRPGALHKANGGYLILDCREVLLNLFSYEALKRSIRNEEVKIEDMAEQFRLIATVSLKPQPIPFKCKVILIGIPWLYYLLYQADPDFRKYFKVKADFDRMMKNTWENVQQYALFVASQCDKEKLPPFAPDGVARVVEHAARLIEDKKRLSSRFIDVADLIREAAYFARQQGTETVNREQVELAIESKIYRSNKTEERIQEFIEEGTILVDTEGRVAGQLNGLSVYMLGDYAFGRPSRITVRTFMGKGGVINIDREAKLSGPIYNKAVMILAGFLGDRFAQDKPLTLAASICFEQSYSGVEGDSASSAELYALLSSLSDIPLHQGIAVTGSVNQRGQVQSIGGVNEKIEGFYTVCKAKGLTGEQGVIIPAKNVQNLMLRREVIAAVRDKKFHIWAVDHVDQGIEILTGLPAGEKQEDGTWPEGTINALVDGRLRQMAEGIVKFARPEEKEAKGE